The following coding sequences lie in one Sporomusaceae bacterium FL31 genomic window:
- a CDS encoding serine-type D-Ala-D-Ala carboxypeptidase → MRVIIKPLLLLWLLALLLTSSIAQAAPPDIKAGAAVLIDAKTGQILYEKNAHTRLAPASTTKILTAIIAIESGRLDEEVKVSARAAGTAGSSMHLQIGQKILLRELVTGLMMRSGNDAAVAIAEYLAGSVEDFVIMMNSKAQALGAYNSHFRNPHGLTAAGHYSSAFDLAWLARYAMLNPLFADIVSTRETSIDWFDQRGHEHDQNLRNTNKLLWMLEEADGVKTGTTGEAGPCLVSSATRDNQKLIAVVLHDHARWYDSMVLLKWGFTNFKLFDYAAQGDVVNTIPVEQGLSTEIDAIVADQAALVVDASSYGTVTVEVDLPTTIKAPVYQGQKIGEIVFFVKEKAVKTVDIIAAQDVEERTPVRVFLNHLTNWFRQLSAWGLL, encoded by the coding sequence ATGCGCGTAATCATAAAACCCCTTTTATTACTCTGGTTGCTTGCGCTATTATTAACTAGCAGTATTGCACAAGCAGCACCACCAGATATCAAAGCAGGAGCCGCTGTACTCATTGACGCTAAAACCGGACAAATACTGTATGAGAAAAATGCTCATACCCGCCTCGCCCCCGCCAGTACGACTAAAATTCTTACTGCAATCATTGCCATTGAGAGCGGCCGTTTAGATGAAGAGGTCAAAGTCAGTGCCCGTGCTGCCGGAACAGCCGGTTCTTCCATGCACCTCCAAATTGGTCAGAAAATTTTATTACGGGAATTGGTCACTGGCTTAATGATGCGTTCCGGCAACGATGCAGCTGTTGCTATTGCGGAATATCTGGCTGGTTCAGTCGAAGACTTTGTGATCATGATGAATAGCAAGGCCCAAGCTCTTGGTGCCTATAACAGTCACTTTCGTAATCCTCATGGCCTTACTGCTGCCGGACACTACTCCAGTGCCTTTGATTTAGCCTGGTTAGCGCGTTATGCCATGCTCAACCCTTTATTTGCCGATATTGTCAGTACCCGCGAAACAAGTATCGACTGGTTTGATCAACGCGGCCATGAACATGACCAAAATTTAAGAAATACCAATAAGCTCTTATGGATGCTGGAGGAAGCGGATGGCGTAAAGACCGGTACTACAGGCGAAGCGGGTCCCTGTCTGGTGTCCAGTGCCACCCGTGATAATCAAAAACTCATTGCCGTAGTGCTCCACGACCACGCCCGGTGGTATGATTCCATGGTGTTGTTGAAATGGGGCTTTACTAACTTTAAATTATTTGATTATGCAGCTCAAGGCGATGTCGTAAACACCATCCCTGTTGAGCAGGGTCTAAGCACTGAGATTGATGCCATTGTTGCCGATCAGGCAGCGCTGGTGGTTGATGCCAGCAGCTACGGAACAGTTACCGTGGAAGTCGATTTACCGACAACAATAAAAGCCCCTGTATACCAGGGGCAAAAAATTGGTGAGATTGTATTTTTTGTTAAAGAAAAGGCAGTAAAAACAGTGGATATTATTGCCGCGCAGGATGTTGAAGAACGCACTCCGGTCCGCGTATTTCTCAACCATTTGACCAATTGGTTTCGCCAATTATCAGCTTGGGGATTACTCTAG
- the cheR_3 gene encoding chemotaxis protein CheR, protein MSNERDWETFKQKFNAKSGINLNDYKPTQMQRRITNLMTRHGVSSYLGFFELIDKNQQLYKDFVDYLTINVTEFFRTPEKFSELEKKVLPDLLTKSPKLNIWSAGCSIGAEPYSLAIILSELTPHTKHRILATDLDVEILAKAKKGVYTNNEFKNIPQTREKKYFKQVENNFIISEEIKARVEFQRHNLLLDKFETGFDLILCRNVVIYFTEEAKDALYRRFFAALKPGGVLFVGGTEAILNFRDIGFQSYLPFFYRKPF, encoded by the coding sequence GTGAGCAACGAACGCGACTGGGAAACATTTAAACAAAAATTCAATGCAAAATCAGGAATTAATTTAAATGATTATAAACCTACACAGATGCAGCGGCGCATTACCAATTTGATGACACGGCATGGCGTAAGCAGCTATTTAGGTTTTTTCGAACTTATTGATAAGAATCAACAACTATATAAAGACTTTGTGGATTACTTAACCATTAATGTGACTGAATTTTTCCGCACGCCTGAAAAATTTAGTGAGCTGGAAAAGAAAGTTTTGCCTGACCTGCTCACAAAGAGCCCTAAATTAAATATTTGGAGTGCCGGCTGTTCTATTGGCGCTGAGCCATATTCGTTAGCCATTATCTTAAGCGAACTTACCCCACATACCAAGCATCGGATTTTGGCCACTGATTTAGATGTGGAAATATTGGCTAAGGCAAAAAAAGGTGTCTACACGAACAATGAGTTTAAGAATATTCCACAAACAAGGGAGAAAAAGTATTTTAAACAAGTTGAAAACAACTTCATTATTAGTGAGGAAATCAAAGCACGTGTTGAATTTCAGCGGCATAATCTGCTTTTAGATAAATTTGAAACAGGATTTGATTTGATCTTATGTCGTAATGTCGTTATCTATTTTACTGAGGAAGCAAAGGATGCGCTGTATCGCCGTTTTTTTGCTGCTCTGAAGCCAGGCGGAGTTCTGTTTGTTGGTGGAACTGAGGCTATTCTTAATTTTCGGGATATTGGCTTTCAAAGCTATCTGCCGTTCTTTTACCGTAAGCCGTTCTAG
- the ald_1 gene encoding alanine dehydrogenase, producing MIIGVVKEIKNNENRVGLTPAGTEALRKAGHTVLVEQNAGIGSGFSNESYEKAGAQIIADKKALFDKSDMIIKVKEPLAAEYDLFHEGQILFTYLHLAPEPELTKALLDKKVIGIAYETIVGRNNSLPLLSPMSEVAGRMAVQIGAQFLEKPNGGKGILLGGVPGVASAQVVIVGGGIVGTNAAKMAVGLGARVTIIDKSAERLAYLDDIFGGRVTTVMSNSYNIAEWVTKADLVVGAVLLPGAKAPKLVTEEMVKTMEAGSVIVDVAIDQGGSVETIDRVTTHSEPTYTKFGVVHYAVANMPGAVARTSTLALTNVTLDYALQIANKGYRQACLDNPGLAKGVNVINGQLTYQAVADALKLPYTALEQVL from the coding sequence ATGATAATTGGTGTAGTGAAAGAAATTAAAAACAATGAAAACCGGGTAGGCTTAACTCCTGCGGGAACTGAGGCGCTGCGTAAGGCTGGCCATACTGTTCTTGTTGAACAAAATGCTGGTATTGGCAGCGGCTTTTCCAATGAAAGCTACGAAAAAGCAGGCGCACAAATTATTGCGGACAAAAAGGCTCTATTTGACAAATCAGACATGATTATTAAAGTAAAAGAACCATTGGCTGCTGAATATGACTTATTTCATGAAGGCCAGATTCTGTTCACTTACTTGCATCTCGCGCCAGAGCCTGAATTGACTAAAGCACTTTTGGACAAGAAAGTGATCGGTATTGCCTATGAGACCATTGTTGGCCGTAACAACAGCTTGCCACTCTTGTCACCAATGAGCGAAGTAGCAGGCAGAATGGCTGTTCAAATTGGGGCTCAATTTTTAGAAAAGCCAAATGGCGGTAAAGGTATCCTGTTAGGCGGTGTACCTGGAGTGGCATCGGCTCAGGTTGTGATCGTCGGTGGTGGTATCGTTGGTACCAATGCAGCTAAAATGGCAGTTGGGCTGGGAGCTCGTGTTACGATCATTGACAAATCGGCAGAACGTTTGGCTTATTTAGACGATATTTTTGGCGGCCGGGTAACTACAGTCATGTCTAATAGCTACAATATTGCCGAATGGGTGACAAAAGCTGATCTAGTCGTTGGTGCAGTATTGCTGCCTGGTGCAAAGGCGCCTAAATTAGTCACAGAAGAAATGGTTAAAACCATGGAAGCTGGCTCGGTAATTGTTGACGTTGCAATTGACCAAGGTGGATCGGTTGAAACGATTGACCGGGTTACTACTCATAGTGAACCTACATACACTAAATTTGGGGTTGTGCATTATGCCGTAGCCAACATGCCTGGCGCTGTTGCCCGTACTTCGACACTGGCGCTTACCAATGTAACGCTGGATTACGCTTTGCAAATTGCTAATAAAGGGTATCGTCAAGCCTGCCTTGATAATCCTGGCTTGGCAAAAGGCGTCAATGTGATCAATGGACAACTGACTTATCAAGCGGTTGCCGATGCCTTAAAACTTCCTTATACTGCTCTGGAGCAAGTATTATAA
- a CDS encoding alanine racemase: protein MLERPVWVQIDLAALEHNVRVIKGLLKPETKFCAVIKADAYGHGAIEVARVAVAAGADYLAVAILSEALELRGAGFTVPILVLGHTPELQARQVVAHAVEQTIFSLEAARALSEAAVELGTIAKVHIKVDTGMSRVGVQPAAVADFAAAVAKMPGICIEGLFSHFATADSADKTYAFKQLDCFEQVIQDLKCRGIDIPLKHIANSAAILELPQTQFNMVRPGIILYGLWPSNEVKQTIELRPVMQFKALVSLVKEVPAGVGVSYGCTYVTKRPSRIATLPVGYADGWTRLLAEKASILIRGQRASVIGRICMDQCMIDVTDIPDVQEGDEVLLFGGKDLPVDEIADHLGTINYEIVCMVGKRVPRVYK, encoded by the coding sequence ATGCTAGAACGGCCAGTATGGGTGCAAATTGATTTAGCTGCACTCGAACACAATGTTCGCGTGATTAAAGGGTTATTAAAACCGGAAACAAAGTTTTGTGCAGTTATCAAAGCAGATGCTTATGGTCATGGCGCTATTGAAGTGGCCAGGGTGGCGGTGGCAGCGGGGGCTGACTATCTGGCAGTTGCGATCTTAAGTGAAGCGCTTGAATTACGGGGTGCTGGTTTTACCGTGCCTATTCTTGTTTTAGGGCATACTCCTGAACTTCAGGCCAGGCAGGTAGTGGCTCATGCTGTTGAGCAGACAATTTTTAGTCTGGAAGCAGCTCGGGCGCTGTCTGAGGCTGCTGTTGAGTTGGGAACTATCGCCAAAGTTCATATAAAAGTAGATACCGGTATGAGCCGGGTGGGAGTTCAGCCAGCGGCTGTTGCTGATTTCGCGGCAGCGGTTGCGAAAATGCCCGGAATTTGTATTGAAGGGTTGTTCTCTCATTTTGCTACAGCTGACAGTGCAGATAAGACTTATGCATTCAAACAACTGGATTGCTTTGAACAGGTTATTCAAGACTTGAAATGCCGAGGTATTGACATACCGCTTAAACACATTGCCAATAGTGCTGCCATTTTGGAATTGCCACAAACACAATTTAATATGGTTAGGCCAGGCATCATTCTTTATGGATTATGGCCTTCCAATGAGGTTAAGCAAACCATAGAGCTGCGCCCAGTCATGCAGTTCAAGGCCTTGGTAAGTCTGGTAAAAGAAGTCCCTGCCGGAGTTGGTGTCAGTTATGGCTGTACTTATGTGACCAAGCGCCCTAGCCGTATTGCTACGCTGCCGGTGGGTTATGCGGATGGCTGGACTAGGTTATTGGCTGAAAAAGCCAGCATTCTGATTCGGGGACAACGTGCCAGTGTGATTGGTCGTATTTGCATGGATCAGTGCATGATTGATGTAACCGATATCCCGGATGTCCAGGAAGGTGATGAAGTCTTGCTGTTTGGCGGCAAGGATCTGCCTGTTGACGAAATAGCCGATCATCTTGGCACAATCAATTATGAAATCGTCTGTATGGTAGGGAAAAGGGTCCCGCGGGTATATAAATAA
- a CDS encoding Spo0E family sporulation regulatory protein-aspartic acid phosphatase, with product MSELRQLQMEIEKVRTRLHELVAVKRGHFIDPEVTELSEYLDSLIVKYEKNKNIISQAK from the coding sequence GTGTCTGAATTAAGACAGTTACAGATGGAGATTGAAAAGGTTCGCACTCGGCTTCACGAATTGGTTGCTGTGAAACGAGGGCATTTTATTGATCCTGAGGTTACCGAGTTGAGTGAATATCTTGACAGCCTTATTGTTAAATATGAAAAGAACAAAAATATAATCAGTCAGGCAAAATAA
- a CDS encoding hydrogenase nickel incorporation protein HypB: MEIKVMANILEVNDKFAAQVNARLAEHGIFALNLMGAPGCGKTLLLEKTIAALKSELNIAIIEGDLYTDKDAQRIEQPGVQVVQINTVGGCHLDANMVNIALDHLELTGLDLLIIENVGNLVCPAEFNIGEQACVTVLSITEGEDKPRKYPLIFFKAQAIVINKTDLLPFTDFNLESAINDLTAINSAAELITVSCRTGDGLNQWYDWLRKRAKKQARC, encoded by the coding sequence ATGGAAATTAAGGTGATGGCAAATATACTTGAAGTCAATGATAAGTTTGCAGCTCAAGTGAATGCAAGGCTTGCAGAGCACGGAATATTTGCCCTTAATCTCATGGGAGCACCAGGCTGTGGAAAAACATTGTTACTTGAAAAGACGATTGCTGCATTAAAGAGTGAACTCAATATCGCGATCATTGAGGGTGATTTGTATACTGACAAGGATGCTCAGCGGATTGAACAGCCGGGTGTACAGGTTGTCCAGATTAACACGGTAGGCGGCTGTCATCTTGATGCGAATATGGTGAATATTGCATTGGATCATTTGGAACTGACAGGATTGGATCTTTTAATCATTGAAAATGTGGGCAATCTAGTTTGTCCTGCTGAATTTAATATTGGAGAGCAGGCGTGTGTGACTGTCTTAAGTATTACTGAAGGTGAAGATAAACCACGAAAGTATCCCTTGATTTTTTTTAAAGCGCAGGCTATTGTAATTAATAAAACCGATTTGCTTCCTTTTACCGACTTTAACTTAGAGTCTGCAATAAACGATCTAACCGCAATCAATTCAGCGGCAGAGCTAATTACTGTTTCATGCCGCACGGGTGACGGGCTTAACCAGTGGTACGACTGGCTTAGAAAACGAGCCAAAAAACAGGCGAGGTGTTAA
- the hypA_2 gene encoding putative hydrogenase nickel incorporation protein HypA has product MHEMAIAQSILDIVLQTAADHGATRVNTIKLLIGEMTQIVPQSLEFGFTTLAAGTIAQHASLQIKIVPAQGKCNQCGYQFHIQCFMFSCPDCHSISIEILSGRELLVDALEVE; this is encoded by the coding sequence ATGCATGAAATGGCGATAGCGCAAAGTATTTTAGATATTGTTTTGCAGACAGCTGCTGATCATGGTGCCACCCGGGTGAATACAATTAAACTATTAATTGGGGAAATGACGCAAATTGTTCCGCAGTCACTAGAATTTGGGTTTACCACACTAGCCGCAGGAACAATAGCTCAGCATGCTAGTTTGCAGATCAAGATAGTTCCAGCTCAGGGAAAATGCAATCAATGTGGGTATCAGTTTCATATTCAATGCTTTATGTTTAGCTGTCCTGATTGTCACTCAATTTCTATCGAAATTTTATCCGGACGTGAACTTTTGGTCGATGCACTTGAGGTGGAGTAA
- the sspA_1 gene encoding small acid-soluble spore protein — protein MARSNKPVNPGAENALDRMKFEIASELGIAETVRQNGWATMTSADCGRVGGQMVRRMIEQYESSISNTQQ, from the coding sequence ATGGCTAGAAGCAACAAACCTGTTAATCCTGGTGCAGAAAATGCCCTTGACCGCATGAAGTTTGAAATCGCTTCCGAATTGGGCATTGCAGAAACTGTTCGTCAAAATGGTTGGGCTACTATGACATCTGCTGACTGCGGTCGCGTTGGCGGTCAAATGGTTCGCCGTATGATCGAACAATATGAATCCAGCATAAGCAATACTCAACAATAA
- a CDS encoding DNA polymerase/3'-5' exonuclease PolX, with amino-acid sequence MKKPIPMLLLKEAWPLAEKIAEYLQTYDQVEQIAVSGAVRRRVEVIDAIDIVIASKHDRVLDFARTMPGIHKVVQQSKDCLKAELSVGIALNLYVVQPGHFASALYFYTANVRHNEQISALAQTRELSFGPQGLLTKAGKTLPAASEEEFCRQLAFDYIPPELREGRGEIAQAMEGKLPALVTAADIAGGLHVHTVYSDGSDSIDQLIAAARLLGWSYLGISDHSQSAHYAGGLKTAAILQQRREIDLLNSKNPDVTILAGIESDIKPDGSLDYSDDILAQFDFVIASVHSAFKQDECTMTKRIIKAMNNPYVSILGHMTGRMLLKRPGYQVNIPEVIAAAAQTGTMIEINANPRRLDLDWRWHSLAKEQGVLFAINPDAHSVPELSYMNAGLNVARKGGLTAKDIVNTRQVQELKILLKRKR; translated from the coding sequence GTGAAAAAGCCAATACCAATGCTGCTATTAAAAGAAGCCTGGCCTTTAGCCGAAAAAATCGCCGAATATTTACAAACCTATGATCAGGTCGAGCAAATTGCAGTGAGTGGTGCCGTTCGGCGGCGCGTAGAGGTTATTGATGCTATCGATATTGTGATAGCAAGTAAGCATGACCGTGTACTGGATTTTGCCCGAACAATGCCTGGTATTCATAAGGTTGTGCAGCAAAGCAAAGACTGCTTGAAGGCGGAACTGAGTGTTGGAATCGCATTGAATCTTTATGTGGTTCAACCGGGTCATTTTGCTTCGGCTCTCTATTTTTATACAGCAAATGTCAGACACAATGAACAGATTTCGGCTTTAGCTCAAACCCGGGAACTGTCCTTTGGTCCGCAGGGGCTTTTGACTAAAGCAGGAAAAACTTTACCTGCAGCCAGCGAGGAAGAATTTTGCCGTCAGTTGGCATTTGATTATATCCCGCCTGAATTGCGTGAAGGACGCGGTGAAATTGCGCAGGCGATGGAAGGAAAGCTGCCCGCATTAGTAACAGCAGCGGATATCGCGGGTGGATTGCATGTTCACACCGTGTATTCAGATGGTAGTGATTCTATTGATCAACTCATTGCAGCGGCCCGTCTTTTAGGCTGGAGTTATCTGGGGATTAGTGATCATAGCCAGTCGGCACATTATGCCGGTGGGTTAAAAACAGCGGCGATTTTGCAGCAGCGCCGCGAAATCGACTTATTAAATAGCAAAAACCCCGATGTTACAATTCTTGCGGGGATTGAAAGTGATATCAAACCCGATGGATCATTAGATTATTCCGATGATATCCTGGCTCAGTTTGATTTTGTTATTGCTTCAGTGCACTCAGCCTTTAAGCAAGATGAATGCACCATGACCAAGCGAATTATAAAAGCCATGAACAACCCTTATGTAAGTATCTTGGGGCATATGACTGGGCGAATGCTGTTAAAAAGACCGGGTTATCAGGTGAATATTCCAGAGGTTATTGCGGCGGCTGCCCAGACAGGGACAATGATTGAGATTAATGCCAATCCGCGCCGTTTGGATCTCGATTGGCGCTGGCACAGCCTAGCAAAAGAGCAGGGCGTTTTATTTGCAATTAATCCTGATGCTCACTCTGTACCCGAACTCTCCTACATGAATGCTGGTTTGAACGTGGCGCGCAAAGGCGGCTTAACCGCCAAGGATATTGTCAATACCCGCCAGGTTCAAGAGCTTAAGATCTTGTTAAAGCGTAAACGATGA